The genomic interval CATCGCGGAACAAACCCGCGTTTTGCTCGGCGGGTTCCGCTATAGGAGGCGGCAATGAGTCTTCGTCTCGCCTTTATGGGTTCCCCTACGTTCGCGCTTCCCGCGCTGGAGGCGTTGCTCGACGCCGACCACGAGGTGGCTTGCGTCTATTCGCAACCACCGCGTCCGGCGGGGCGGGGCAAGCAGGAGCGGCAGACGCCCGTTCATGCGTTCGCCGCCTCGCGCGGTATCGAGGTGCGGACGCCGAAGAGCTTGAAGCGCGCCGAGGAGCAGGAGACGTTCGCGGCGCTGCAGCTCGATGCGGTGATCGTGGTCGCGTATGGGCTGATCTTGCCTAAGCCGGTCCTCGAAGCGCCGAGGCTCGGCGCGTTCAACCTCCACGGCTCGCTGTTGCCGCGCTGGCGGGGGGCCGCGCCGATCCAGCGCGCGATCATGGCGGGCGATCGCGTCACCGGCGTGCAGGTGATGCGGATGGAGGAAGGGCTCGATACTGGGCCTGTGCTGGCGACCGCGGAAACGCCGATCGATGCCGAGGACAATTCGTCGACTTTGCACGATAGATTGGCGGGACTTGGCGCCGGACTTTTGATCGACACGCTCGACAAGCTGGAGCGTGGAGAGGCGAGAGAAACGCCACAAGGCGAGGAGGGCGTTACCTACGCGCACAAGATCACGCCGGCGGAGGCGCGGATCGATTGGACGCGTCCGGCGCGCGAAGTCGATTGCATGATCCGAGGGCTGTCGCCGCATCCTGGCGCTTGGTTTGAACTCGGCGGCGCGCGCATCAAGGTGCTGCATTCGCGGCTCGGTTGGGGCGAGGGCGAGCCGGGCGAAGCGCTCGACGACGAGCTCCTCATTGCCTGTGGTTCAGGCGCTGTACGCTTGCTGACAGTGCAACGCGAAGGCCGCGCGCCGCTCGCGGCCGAGGCATATTTGCGTGGCGCCCCGGTTTCGGCAGGAATCCGGCTGAGATAGCTCGATTGAAGCCGCCGATTGAAGCTCTTGGGGCGAGCGGCTATGACGAAGGCGCGGAGGGATTCATGAAATTGCGCATCGCTTTGATCGTCTTGGCGCTGGCTGCCGCCGGGTGCGACCGGCAGGCGTCGACGTCGGGCGGCGCGGACGCTCCGCAGCTCGATGCGCCAGCGCCCGAAAACGAACCGGCGCGCCAATTTACAGCCGCCAACGATGGCGCGCGCGCGGCGGCGGGCGAACTCTCAGTCTCAGTGTCGCTGCGCCTACCAGACGCCGGGAACGCTGACGGCGACGCGCAGGAAGTGCTGACGCTGCGCGGCGGCAATGGTTTGGTTGTGGAGTCAGAAATCACGGGCTCGGTGTCGCCGGCGACGCAAGTCGGCGGGCAGACGCTGCGCGCGCTGCTGAGCATACCGGTCGAGGAGCCGGGGGTGCTGGTCTATCGCGTCGTGAGCGAGACCAAGCCGGAAGGCGGCGGCGGGCTGTGCGGCGCCGATGCGCCGGCGTTCTTGGTGGTCTGGGAGCCGGCCGGGCCGGGCGAACCGGTGATGAAGCTGCTGGGCCTGACCGGCGGCCAACCCGGCGCCGCGAATTCGCGCGCGTGCACGATGCTGGAATATCGGCGCGGCTGAGGCCGCGATGCGATTTAAGCTGACGCTTGAGTATGACGGCCGCGCCTTCCTCGGATGGCAGCGCGTCATTCATGGCGCTAGCGTGCAGGGCGTGCTTGAGGATGCTGTCGAACAGCTAACGGGCGTACGGGCTGAAGTGGTTGGAGCGGGGCGCACTGACTCAGGCGTGCATGCGATGGCGCAGGTCGCGCATGTGGACATCGACAAGACGGTATCGACTGACCGTGTCCGCGATGGTTTGAACGCCTTAGTGAGGCCGCATCCCGTTTCCGTGTTGAGCGTCAAAGAAGCTGCGCCGGAGTTTCATGCGCGGTTCGACGCAGTGCGGCGCGTGTACCTCTATTCGATCCTCAATCGCCGTGCGCCTGCGGCGCTTGCGCGGGGGCTTGTGTGGTGTGTTTCGCGCGCTCTCGATGTTGATGCCATGCACGCTGCGGCTCAGCGACTGATCGGTCACCACGACTTCACCACGTTTCGCGACAGTCACTGCCAAGCCAAGAGCCCGGTGAAGACGCTCGACCGTCTCGACGTTTCTCGCGATGGTGAGACAATCCGGGTGTGGTGCGAGGCGCGGAGCTTTTTGCACCGCCAGGTGCGCTCGACGGTGGGGACGTTGGTTGAGGTCGGCTTGGGCAAGATGAGTGCGCAGGATGTGGCGGACGCGCTCGCCGCCGCGGATCGCACGCGCTGTGGTCCGGTAGCGCCGTCCGACGGCCTGTATCTGCTGCGCGTGGATTACGCGAAGTAGCGGCGCAGCACCGCTTCGTAGCAACGCGCAAGCGCGCGGACGTCATCGACGGCGCAATTCTCATCGACCATGTGCGCGGTCTCGTTGCGAAGGCCGAGTTCGGCGACCGGGCAATAGAGGCGGATGAAGCGCGCGTCGGAGGTGCCGCCAGTGGTGGCGAGGACGGGGCGGATGCCGAAGGCTTCCTCGACCGACGCGACGATGAGATCGGTGAACGGGCCGGGGTCGGTGTAGAACGCCAGGCTCTGAGACGGGATCACGCGCGCGTAGCTCACGCCGGCGCGGTCGGCGTTGGCCTTCGCGGTCTCATCGATCCAAGCCAACAGCGTTTCAGCGGTATGGTTGGTGTTGAACCGAATGTTGAGCTTCGCGGCGGCTTTCTGCGGGATCACGTTGTGCGCCGGATTGCCGACGTCGATGCTGGTGACTTCCAGGTTTGACGCATCGAAACCCGGTGCTCCGTCGTCGAGCTTGCGCGCTTTCAGCGCCGCGAGCGTTTGCAACAATGGCGTCACGGGGTTCGCTGCGCGGTGCGGGTAGGCGACGTGGCCCTGTTTGCCATCCATGGTGATGGCGACGTTGAGGCTGCCACGGCGGCCATTCTTGATCATATCGCCGACGCTGGTCTCGCTGGTCGGTTCGCCGACGATGCAGTGATCGATCTTCTCGCCCTCTTCGGCGAGCGCTTCGAGCACGCGCTTGGTGCCGTCGATCGCGGGGCCTTCCTCGTCGCATGTGAGCAAGAACGAGATCGAGCCGCGCGGGGCGCCTTGTCGCAAAAAGTTCTCTGTACCCGCGATCATGGCGGCGATGGCGGTCTTCATGTCAGTGGCGCCGCGCCCGTAAAGCACACCGTCGCGGATGTCGGCGGCGAACGGATCGCTGGTCCAGCCTTCGCCCGGCGGGACGACATCGAGGTGCCCGGCGAAGCAAAAATTCGGCGCCGCATTGCCAAGGCGCGCATAAAGATTTTCCACAACGCCAAACCTGTAGCGCTTGGTGCGGAAGCCGAGCTTCGTCAGCGCCTGCTCGGCGATGTCCATAACCCCAGCTTCCGCCGGTGTAATCGACGGACGGCGCATTAGGGCCTGGGCGAGCGGAATGGGATCGGCGATAGTGTCGGCCATCACTGCGATCTAGCCTTGGATCGAGAGCGGGGGAAGCGTCGCCATGAGCCTGACGACCGAAGGTACGCCGAGAATCGAAAGCCTGGATGTTCTGCGCGGCTTCGCGATCCTGGGCATCTTGATCGTCAACGCACCGTACTTCGCGTCGGTGTGGCAGGCGGCGATTTTGCCTAATTCAGTGCCGCATTTGTCGATCGACGAGAGCACGCTGTGGTCGTGGCTCGTCATGTACACGTTCTTCGAGTTCAAGTGCATCACGCTGTTCTCGATGCTGTTCGGCGTCAGCATCTATCTTGTCGGCGGTGAACGTAGCGACAAAGAAAAGGGCAAGCAGCTGCGCCGGCGGCTCGGCTGGATGGTGTTGTTTGGGCTCATCCATGGCGCGCTGATCTGGTATGGCGACATTCTGTTGGTGTACGCGCTGACGGGCTTCCTGGTGTTGCTGGCGCGCTCGTGGCGGCCGATGACGCTCCTGATCGTCGGCCTCATCCTCACCCTCAGCTTGAGCGGGCTGCTCGGGTTGATGATGCTGGGCGGTGATCACATGCCGGCGGAGCTTGCCGCAAAGCAGGCGGCGGCGTTCGCGGTGACGCCCGAGGAATTCGCCGCGCTCAAAGCGCGGATCACCGGCGGCTTTGTCAGCACGGTCTCCACCAATTTTGAATGGTGGGCCGCGTTTGCTAGTCAGTCATTGTTCATTATCCCGCGCACAGCGGGTGTGATGATGATTGGCCTTGCGCTGTTCAAGTGGGGCTTCCTGGCCGCGCGCAGCCCGGTCTGGGTTTATGTGGTTTTCCTTGTGCTCGGCGCTGCTTCCTTTGCGGTGACGTGGATGGAAGGCCTGCGTGAGTTCCAGTCTGGGTTTGACCGCCATCAGGTGCAAGGCGAGGGCATGCTGGTGCTGTCACTGGCGTCGCCGTTCGGGACGCTGTTCTATGTCAGCTTGCTCATTCTGATCATGAAGTCGGGTGTACTCGGCTTTTTGCTCAAGATACTAGCTGCGACCGGGCGCATGGCGTTCACCAACTACATCGCTCAATCGCTGATCATGACGACGACCTTCTGGCATTTAGGCCATTTCGGCGAAATCTCGCGGCCCGAGCTTTGGCTTGTCGTCGGCGGCGTGTGGCTGGCGGAGCTGATTTGGTCGCCGCTGTGGCTCTCGATGTTCGCGATGGGGCCGTTGGAATGGATGTGGCGGTGCTTGACCTACAAGCGCTGGGTGCCGATTACGAAGAGCAAAGCCGCAGCTGCGGTCGCATAACAATAATGGTGGAGGAAACGATGAAGAGATTTGCTGTGGTGCTTGCGTTTGGTGTGGCCCTGGGCGGCGGCGCTGCGTTCGCGGACACGATCCAGAACGGCTACGGCAACACGTTCGTGGTCACCAGAGCCGACGGCGCCGTGGTCCGCTATCAGTTCAACGAAGACGGCACCTTCGGCGGCGTTGCGCCGGGCGGTTCGACCATGGCCGGCACCTACACCATCGCGGACGGTCAGCTCTGCTTGATCCCGCCAAGCGGCGCCGCGCCGCAATGCACGGCGATAGCTGCAGACAAAAACGTCGGCGATACCTGGACGCAAACCGGCACGGACGGCACTGAAATCAGTGTTACGCTGGAAGCCGGGCGCTAGTCGCGCAGTAGCTCGTTCACACCAGTTTTCGCGCGCGTCTGTGCATCGACACGTTTGACGATCACGACGCATGCGAGGCTGGGGCCGTGGCCGCGCGGGTCTGGCATCGAGCCGGGCACGATTACGCTATAGGCGGGGACTTCGCCGCGCGTGAACTGGCCGGTCTCGCGGTCGACGATCTTGGTCGATTGGCTGATGAAGGTACCCATGGCCAGCACCGCGCCTTCGCGCACGATCACGCCCTCGGCGACTTCCGAACGTGCGCCGATGAAGCAGCCGTCTTCAATGATGGTGGGGTTGGCTTGGATCGGCTCCAGCACGCCGCCAATGCCAGCGCCGCCGCTGATGTGCACGTTCTTGCCGATCTGTGCGCAAGAACCGACGGTGGCCCAGGTGTCCACCATCGTGCCTTCATCGACGTAAGCGCCGATGTTTATAAACGACGGCATCAGCACGACGTTCTTACCGATGAAGCTGCCGCGGCGCGCGACCGCGCCCGGCACGGCGCGGAAGCCGGCCTTCTCAAATGCGGCGTCGCTCCAACCGAGGAATTTGGAGGGCACCTTGTCCCAATAGGGGCCGGGCGACGGATCACCGTTGCCGCCGACGGCGCCGATGAGTTGGTTTGCAGTGATGCGGAAGGAAAGCAGCACGGCTTTCTTCAGCCATTGCTGCGTTGTCCATGCTCCGTCAGCGCGCGCCGCGACCCGCGCCTGGCCGCTATCGAGTAGCTCAAGTGCTGCTTCGATGGCTTCGACGTCGGCGCCTTTGCTCTGCGGCGAAAGCTCGGTGCGCCGTTCCCAGGCGGCTTCGATTTGTTGGGCGAGTTGGTCGTGGGCCATGGGAAGGAATTACGGTGCTTGGGTCGGCGAGGCAACGCCGATCCAATCGCTGAGCAGGTGCTTCAAATCGCGCGACCAGTAATCGACATACGCTGGACGCGGTTCGGGGCAGTCGGCGCCGATGAGGGCGGTGGTGAAGCCCATGGCGTGCGCCGGCGGCAGATTGCGGAGCGAGTCTTCGATCAGCACGGCTTTGCGTGGATCGAAGCCGCACGCCTGCACTAGGCGCTCGTAGCTTTCGCGTTGCGGCTTTGGCGCGAGCCCCGCGCTTTCAATGTCGAACACAGTGTCGAAGAGATCGGCGAGGCCGAGGCTTGCGAGCACGCGCTCGGCGTGACCGCCGCCGCCATTGGTGTGGATGATGCGCCGGCCTGGCAGCGCCTCGATCAAGCCGCGCAATTCTGGATCGATCATCAACACGGAATGGTCCGCCGTGTGCACGTCGCGCAGGAAATCCGGCGCGTCGATAGCATGGTGACGGACTAAGCCAACGATCGTCGCGCCATATTCGTGGAAGTAGCGCTCGCGCAGCTCGAGCGCGGCATCGGTTTCGACACCGAGCGTGCGGGCGATGTAGGCCGTCATGCGCTCGCCGATCTCGTCGTAGAGCACCGGCGCGGGGTAGAGCGTGTTATCGAGATCGAACACCCAGACGTCGATGTGCGCGAGGCTCATCAATCGCCGCTGCCGCGATCCTGAGTGTCCGCGCTCTCCGGCACAAGGCCGCGGCGGGGCGCGTCACGCGCGGTAGGCGCGTCGCCCGCGTCTCGCGCGACTTGCAGCGCGCGCGGCTCTTCGCCGACAGGCAGGAAGTCGCGGTCTTCGAAGTCCACAACCAGGCCATCGCGATTGCGTGCAGAGATCGGGGTGAACAGCATGGTGTCGTAGTAGCGCGTCTCGCAGGCTTCGCGGCCGAGGATCGCGAAGCGCGCGCCGCTGGTGCAGAACGGCTCGCCGCCGGCGGCGAGTTGGCGGATGCCGTCAGGCGCTTCCAGGCTCGCGTGTACAAAGTACACTTCCTGGATCAGCACTTCATCGATGGTGCGGACGCAGCCGCCGGGATTGAGCGGCCACCAGCCGCGGCTTTCCCAGCCTTCGCCACGGCGGCGCGCAACAGCCGTCCACATGCGGCCGCGGGCGCGGTTGCAGAGCGTGAGGCCGACTTGCTGTGCGCGGCGGCGCGCCGCGGTTTCGAGCGCGTCGATCAGCTGGTTTTCGCTGGCGCTCGGCGCGAGGCGCGCCGATTGCCGGAATTGCGCGATGGCTTGGGCGATGCGGCGCGGATCGGCGCCGCGGCGGCCTTCGCGCAGATCGTAGCCGGCGTCATCGAGCAGGCGCTGCAGGCCGATCTGGCGCGCGCGCGCGATGGTGTAGGGTGTGGCTTCCGCGAATGAGGTGCGCCAGCTGTCGCGCTTATTGATCTGGACGCGGCGGAAGCGGCGTTCGTCGAGGCTCATCGCCGCGCATTGCGGCGGGTTCTCGATGGTGAAGGAGGAAGAGGAGTCCACACAGAGCCGGGCGTCACCGCCCCATTGGCGGCGGCCCCCGCGATGCGCCGAGGAAGTGCGGGCGTAGAGATAGTGCGTGCCGCGCGCGAGTGGAGCGCCGACGGAGATGCGGCATTCACCCGGGCGGAGCCGGGTCCAGCCTTGCACGACGATGGCGCGGCCGTCGGGACGGCCAGTGGCGGCTTCGAGCACGAAGCTGGTTTCGTTGCACAGCTGCCAGCCGTTGGCTTGGCGCTGTTGCTGTTGCGCGGTGGCGTGACCGGCGAACGCAAGCAGCGCCGCGAAAGCAGCGCATACGATCGCGGCGAGAACGCCCGGTCTAATGAATGAGCGTGCCAGCGCCATGTTCTGTGAAGAGTTCCATAAGCAGGACGTGCGGCGTGCGCCCGTCGAGGATGACGGCGGCCGGTTTGTGTTCGGAATGTTCGGCTTCGCTCTCGTTGCCTTCGAGCGCGCTGATGCAGGTCTCAAGTTTCGGGATCATGCCGCCCGTGGCGACGCCTGTTTCGATCAGCTTGCGCGCTTCGGCGACCGTCATCTTCTCGATTAGCTCGCCATTGCCATCGAGCACGCCAGGGATGTCTGAAAGCAGCAGGAAGCGCTTTGCGTTGAGCGCTTTGAAGACGGCGCCGGCGGCGGTATCGGCGTTGATGTTGTAGGTCTTGCCGCTGTCTTTCTCAACACCGATCGGCGCGATCACTGGGATATAATCTTCCGGCGCGTTGATCAGCGCCTGAATCAAAGTCGGGTCGACTTCGGTGGGTTCACCGACGAAGCCGAGATCGACCACTTGTTCGATCATGCTGTCGGGATCCTTGCGCGTGCGCACGGCTTTCTCGACGGTGATCAGGCGCGCGTCTTTGCCCGACAAGCCAACGCCGCGCACGTCCGCTTCGCGGCCGGCAGCCGTGATCAGGTGCGCGAGTTCTTTGTTGACGCTGCCCGAGAGCACCATCTCCGCCACTTCCATCGTCTCCGCGTCAGTGACGCGAAGCCCGTCCACGAATTGCGATTTGACGCCCGCCCGATCGAGCATGCGGCTGATCTGCGGGCCGCCGCCGTGCACGACGACGGGGTGAAGGCCCACCAGCTTCAAAAGGACGACGTCTGCGGCGAATTTGCGGGCGGTTTCTGTGTCGCCCATGGCGTGACCGCCATATTTCACCACCACGATCTCGCGGTCGTAGATTTGGATGAACGGCAGCGCCTCGGCGAGTGTCTTCGCCTTGGTCAGACCGTCTTCGAGCGCCTTCAGGCGAT from Terricaulis silvestris carries:
- the fmt gene encoding methionyl-tRNA formyltransferase; protein product: MSLRLAFMGSPTFALPALEALLDADHEVACVYSQPPRPAGRGKQERQTPVHAFAASRGIEVRTPKSLKRAEEQETFAALQLDAVIVVAYGLILPKPVLEAPRLGAFNLHGSLLPRWRGAAPIQRAIMAGDRVTGVQVMRMEEGLDTGPVLATAETPIDAEDNSSTLHDRLAGLGAGLLIDTLDKLERGEARETPQGEEGVTYAHKITPAEARIDWTRPAREVDCMIRGLSPHPGAWFELGGARIKVLHSRLGWGEGEPGEALDDELLIACGSGAVRLLTVQREGRAPLAAEAYLRGAPVSAGIRLR
- the truA gene encoding tRNA pseudouridine(38-40) synthase TruA — protein: MRFKLTLEYDGRAFLGWQRVIHGASVQGVLEDAVEQLTGVRAEVVGAGRTDSGVHAMAQVAHVDIDKTVSTDRVRDGLNALVRPHPVSVLSVKEAAPEFHARFDAVRRVYLYSILNRRAPAALARGLVWCVSRALDVDAMHAAAQRLIGHHDFTTFRDSHCQAKSPVKTLDRLDVSRDGETIRVWCEARSFLHRQVRSTVGTLVEVGLGKMSAQDVADALAAADRTRCGPVAPSDGLYLLRVDYAK
- the dapE gene encoding succinyl-diaminopimelate desuccinylase, whose translation is MADTIADPIPLAQALMRRPSITPAEAGVMDIAEQALTKLGFRTKRYRFGVVENLYARLGNAAPNFCFAGHLDVVPPGEGWTSDPFAADIRDGVLYGRGATDMKTAIAAMIAGTENFLRQGAPRGSISFLLTCDEEGPAIDGTKRVLEALAEEGEKIDHCIVGEPTSETSVGDMIKNGRRGSLNVAITMDGKQGHVAYPHRAANPVTPLLQTLAALKARKLDDGAPGFDASNLEVTSIDVGNPAHNVIPQKAAAKLNIRFNTNHTAETLLAWIDETAKANADRAGVSYARVIPSQSLAFYTDPGPFTDLIVASVEEAFGIRPVLATTGGTSDARFIRLYCPVAELGLRNETAHMVDENCAVDDVRALARCYEAVLRRYFA
- a CDS encoding DUF418 domain-containing protein, which translates into the protein MSLTTEGTPRIESLDVLRGFAILGILIVNAPYFASVWQAAILPNSVPHLSIDESTLWSWLVMYTFFEFKCITLFSMLFGVSIYLVGGERSDKEKGKQLRRRLGWMVLFGLIHGALIWYGDILLVYALTGFLVLLARSWRPMTLLIVGLILTLSLSGLLGLMMLGGDHMPAELAAKQAAAFAVTPEEFAALKARITGGFVSTVSTNFEWWAAFASQSLFIIPRTAGVMMIGLALFKWGFLAARSPVWVYVVFLVLGAASFAVTWMEGLREFQSGFDRHQVQGEGMLVLSLASPFGTLFYVSLLILIMKSGVLGFLLKILAATGRMAFTNYIAQSLIMTTTFWHLGHFGEISRPELWLVVGGVWLAELIWSPLWLSMFAMGPLEWMWRCLTYKRWVPITKSKAAAAVA
- the dapD gene encoding 2,3,4,5-tetrahydropyridine-2,6-dicarboxylate N-succinyltransferase, giving the protein MAHDQLAQQIEAAWERRTELSPQSKGADVEAIEAALELLDSGQARVAARADGAWTTQQWLKKAVLLSFRITANQLIGAVGGNGDPSPGPYWDKVPSKFLGWSDAAFEKAGFRAVPGAVARRGSFIGKNVVLMPSFINIGAYVDEGTMVDTWATVGSCAQIGKNVHISGGAGIGGVLEPIQANPTIIEDGCFIGARSEVAEGVIVREGAVLAMGTFISQSTKIVDRETGQFTRGEVPAYSVIVPGSMPDPRGHGPSLACVVIVKRVDAQTRAKTGVNELLRD
- a CDS encoding pyrimidine 5'-nucleotidase; the encoded protein is MSLAHIDVWVFDLDNTLYPAPVLYDEIGERMTAYIARTLGVETDAALELRERYFHEYGATIVGLVRHHAIDAPDFLRDVHTADHSVLMIDPELRGLIEALPGRRIIHTNGGGGHAERVLASLGLADLFDTVFDIESAGLAPKPQRESYERLVQACGFDPRKAVLIEDSLRNLPPAHAMGFTTALIGADCPEPRPAYVDYWSRDLKHLLSDWIGVASPTQAP
- a CDS encoding DUF1036 domain-containing protein, translating into MALARSFIRPGVLAAIVCAAFAALLAFAGHATAQQQQRQANGWQLCNETSFVLEAATGRPDGRAIVVQGWTRLRPGECRISVGAPLARGTHYLYARTSSAHRGGRRQWGGDARLCVDSSSSFTIENPPQCAAMSLDERRFRRVQINKRDSWRTSFAEATPYTIARARQIGLQRLLDDAGYDLREGRRGADPRRIAQAIAQFRQSARLAPSASENQLIDALETAARRRAQQVGLTLCNRARGRMWTAVARRRGEGWESRGWWPLNPGGCVRTIDEVLIQEVYFVHASLEAPDGIRQLAAGGEPFCTSGARFAILGREACETRYYDTMLFTPISARNRDGLVVDFEDRDFLPVGEEPRALQVARDAGDAPTARDAPRRGLVPESADTQDRGSGD
- the argB gene encoding acetylglutamate kinase, translating into MKALEDGLTKAKTLAEALPFIQIYDREIVVVKYGGHAMGDTETARKFAADVVLLKLVGLHPVVVHGGGPQISRMLDRAGVKSQFVDGLRVTDAETMEVAEMVLSGSVNKELAHLITAAGREADVRGVGLSGKDARLITVEKAVRTRKDPDSMIEQVVDLGFVGEPTEVDPTLIQALINAPEDYIPVIAPIGVEKDSGKTYNINADTAAGAVFKALNAKRFLLLSDIPGVLDGNGELIEKMTVAEARKLIETGVATGGMIPKLETCISALEGNESEAEHSEHKPAAVILDGRTPHVLLMELFTEHGAGTLIH